The region attttaacatgttgtttggttggaacctctgAATTATTGTGTTGAATGATGAAAATGATCATTTTAACCTTCTCTATTATTAGTTTTTTGCTAAATTTAATGCTTCCATTTTAAAAAATAACTAAACCAAATCCTCGAATAATTACAAAACAATTAAACACCATACAAAAAACTAGACGGTGCAAAAACTTATATAAGGTTCAACATCTAAGATTTAAAGTATCGAATAACAAATATCTTTCTACTCAAACATGACACCAAAAAATTTCTTCATACAATACATCATACTTCTCAACTTCAACCATTTTACACACAACGAACGTCCTTTATTGATAAACAAAAACCTTAATAATCTACCGgttttgaatttgattttttGATTCAATGATATGAATGCTTAAGCATCATATAAAGATTGACAAATGTTTGTTAAATTTCATAACATTCAAACATAAAATAGTTACAATTTTGgacaaaaataatgaaaaatgttgttaacATAAAGGAAAAAACCCACACACAACAAGTGAAAGTTGATCAATTCCTTGCAAATCCCTGTTGCTTGGGGTGGTTTCTAAACAACTTGCACAAAGCATGTCCTGATAATCATAAAAATGCACATAATACACATGAATTCATAATATATCCAAATCAGTAACTGTGAAACTCTAATTTAATTATGAAATGGAGTCAAACATAAGTATGTTACTCGAAAAGAAACAAATAAAGAGTAAAGACATCCAACAATCAATACTATACTTAATCCTACCGGTAGATCATCCAATTCAAACTTCATGAACTTTTTTGCAAAATCAACAAATAATTTCATCAAATCTGGAGGATAATTTCAAATTTTTTGCACTAGAACATAATTCGGCCCAgtgaaaaaaaattcaacaaaatCAACACAAATTCCTTAACACCATAACATAACTCCATCAAATAATTTTAGCGATTCAGCAAAATCAGCACGAATAATAGCCTGATTTTAACCAGAAATCGGCGATTCAGCGTATTTGGGGGAGAGAGAAAAAAGTAAAACTGAAGAACGGTACATACCTAAAGCGACTTATTCTGCCCTTCGACCTCCTTCTCTATTTGTGTTCCTGTTTCTACCGTACACCAAAGATCAAGTAGGAGTCAGTTTTCTCCCATGCTCAATTGATGGTGGCCGGATTTGTGCGATGGGCGTCGGTGCTATGTGAcgtcagagatacaggaagaagaGGGATGGAGGCTGGTGTTCGGTGGATGAAAGAAGAAGAGAAAGGGACAACAAGGGTAGGGCAAAAAGGGCAACACACCTTTTATGGTTACATGTCTGACCGAATAAATGATGATTTTAAGATTCAGATGCCAAAATAAGTTATAAACAAACACCAATAAATTCAGACCTATATCTTATTAAGAGGTAATACAAGGTAAATAAAGAGGGCCTGAGGATTGTATCATTTCACTCCTTGGCTTAGACTTTAGTTATGGAAAGTGTGAATGAGTTACAGGATTGCTATACCTTAATTAGATAGAATCTTATGCAACATGTGACAGAACTGAATTATCATGCTAGATGTTTTATGAAGCTCTAGATAAGTTAGATGAACTTATAGAATGCTATATTGAATGCTTTTTAAAGTGAATTTTGGACAATATAGACCAATGGATCAAAGTCTTTAAGTGGTAAAATCAAGTTCGGTTATATATATGATTTGAGTATAGTATAGGGCCATACTATTATAAATAAATGATAGATACCCGAATTGAATATAGCGGTACTCACATTTTTTATGAGATAAAGTGATAAATAGGAAAGCAACAATCGTGTTATGAAAACTGAAAAGTACAAGTGGTATTCATATTTCCAACCAATATCAAAAATATGTTGATGGTTATACAATATGAAAACGGAGACTATAGCATTGTTCTGATTAAATGAGTACCTTAAACTATAACGCACATAATAATATGCTTATAATTCAAATACAAATAGTCTTCGAAGCATAACTCAGTGATTACGAAATGCCCTAAGATAATTTAAGAGTTTATAATAGTAGAGACTAGCACAAAACCGACTTTTCTTCCTTTGGGTAGTTTGTCTTTACACTAAATGCACTTCTCAGCATCCAAAATCATCGTCAACAAAAGAGCAGCAGAACAACAATGTTTATCCATCCTCCAAATCTGCACTACACTCCTTAATCTCAACCAAATTCATGCACAGATTCTCAAACTGGGTCTCCAAAACAACCCACTAGTCCTCACCAAATTCACTTCAACATCATCCGATCTCAATGCCATTGACTACGCTTCATCCATCCTATTCTCTCCGGATGCTAAAACACATCTCTACGATACTTTCCTTTACAACACCGTCATTAGAGCTTACGCGCAAACCCATCAATCCAAGATCACAGCTGTTGATATTTACAAAACCATGGTTTGGAATGATGTTACCCCTAATAAGTTCACATACCCATTTGTCCTCAAGGCCTGCGCGGGTGTGGGGAGGTTACGTTTAGGCGAATCGGTTCATAGTAAGGTTGTGAAGTTTGGGTTTGATGAGGACATACATGTCTTGAATACTATGGTTCACATGTATTGTTCTTGTGGTGAGGTTGATAATGCACGAGTCGTGTTCGACGAAATGCCTAAGTCGGATTCTGTATCCTGGAGTGCAATGATCGGTGGGTACGCACGCATGGGAAGGTCAACCAGTGCTGTTGAGTTGTTTAGAGAGATGCAGATTGCTGGGGTTAAACCCGATGAGATCACCATGGTTTCTGTTCTCTCTGCCTGTAGTGATTTAGGCGCTTTAGAGCTTGGAAAATGGGTTGAAAACTATATAGAAAGAGAAAAGATTCCAAAAAGCATCGAACTTTCTAATGCCCTTATTGATATGTTCACTAAATGTGGCGACATGGATAAAGCTTTAAGGCTATTCAAAACCTTGGATCATAAAACCATCGTTTCTTGGACTTCTGTGATTGTGGGCATGGCAATGCATGGACGTGGGTTAGAAGCTGCTTCATTGTTTGAAAAAATGAATCTTTCTGGGGTCCCACCAGATGATGTCACTTTTATCGGGTTGCTTTCAGCTTGTAGTCATTCAGGTTTAGTCAACGAAGGCCAAAAGTACTTTGACTCCATGACTTCAAACTTCCATATAAAACCCAAAATCGAGCATTACGGATGCATGGTTGACCTTTTCAGTAGAGCAGGATTAGTCAAAGAGGCACTAGAATTtgttaccaaaatgccccttgaCCCAAACCCGATAATCTGGAGGACGTTGACCGCAGCATGTCGTCTCCACGGTCAACTCAATCTCGGTGAAACCATCACAAAAAAGCTGATCGAATACGAGCCGTTGGATCAATCTAATTATGTCTTGCTTTCGAATATATACGGGAAAATGTCGGATtgggaaaagaaaaagaaaatcagAGACGTGATGGGCGAAAAGGGAATAAAAAAGATTCCCGGGAGTACAATGATAGAACTAGACAACAAGATGTATGAATTTGTTTCGGGTGATAGAACACATGATTTAGATAAAGAGATTCATGAGATGATTGATGAAATGGGGTGGAAGATGAAGATGGCTGGATATGTTGCTACTACTTCAGAGGTGTTACTTGATATCAATGAAGAGGATAAAGAAGATGCTTTGAATAGACATAGTGAAAAATTAGCTATTGCATTCGCGCTTTTGAAAACGCCACCTGGCACTCGTATACGCATTGTGAAAAACTTGCGTGTTTGTAGCGATTGTCATTCTGCAACAAAGTTTGTTTCCAAGATTTATAATCGGGAGATTGTTGTTAGAGATAGAAATAGATTTCATCACTTTAGAGATGGGATTTGTTCATGTAAAGACTTTTGGTGAAACTTGATGTAATTTGCATAACATACTAAACTTGCAttttacatgattacataacaACTATCAAGATCTTTCTTTAACTCGACATAAACATTAATTCTATAATTAATCAGCTTGATCCTAACCTTAAACCACGAACAATGTCGGGTTAACACAATGTATAATTCGTGCAAACATTTAATGTAACAAACAAGTTGCACTAGGTTCTGTAGAAGAACTTGCCCCATAAGCATTGTTGCAACGTGCAATTGTATTTTCTCCAGTCACAGTTGATGTTATGTTAATCTGATCCAAAGAAATACCAGAACATGCTACTTTGTTACTGCAGTCAAAATTTATTGCAGTTCGAGATGATGATGTTCCTTGAAATAATCTGTAAGTTATATCACTAATCTCCACTGCTGAACCCTGCAAATCAAAAATTATAAGCTCATAATTCAATTTTTTAAGTGATTATTATTTGAAAAGGTTTTACCTCTGTAGGGCAATTATTTCCACTAGGACAATAGTATTGATCCACAAGTATCGGGTTATTCACATCATGAAGTGTAATTTGCTCAAATGTGATATCTCTGGCATATCCAGATCCTCCCTATATGATTGTGGATAACAATGTTTAACATTGACTATTTATGATGATGAGagaaaaaaattgtaatttttgtcTTACTGACACCGATACAATTTAAGCTGACAAACACAGTATACCCTATTACCTGCCATGTTTTGATTCTTGCTCCGTTTTGTGTTCCGGTGAAGTTGCAATTTCGTACGTAAACACCTTCCACAGTATCATATTCCCC is a window of Lactuca sativa cultivar Salinas chromosome 1, Lsat_Salinas_v11, whole genome shotgun sequence DNA encoding:
- the LOC111911905 gene encoding pentatricopeptide repeat-containing protein At4g21065 produces the protein MHFSASKIIVNKRAAEQQCLSILQICTTLLNLNQIHAQILKLGLQNNPLVLTKFTSTSSDLNAIDYASSILFSPDAKTHLYDTFLYNTVIRAYAQTHQSKITAVDIYKTMVWNDVTPNKFTYPFVLKACAGVGRLRLGESVHSKVVKFGFDEDIHVLNTMVHMYCSCGEVDNARVVFDEMPKSDSVSWSAMIGGYARMGRSTSAVELFREMQIAGVKPDEITMVSVLSACSDLGALELGKWVENYIEREKIPKSIELSNALIDMFTKCGDMDKALRLFKTLDHKTIVSWTSVIVGMAMHGRGLEAASLFEKMNLSGVPPDDVTFIGLLSACSHSGLVNEGQKYFDSMTSNFHIKPKIEHYGCMVDLFSRAGLVKEALEFVTKMPLDPNPIIWRTLTAACRLHGQLNLGETITKKLIEYEPLDQSNYVLLSNIYGKMSDWEKKKKIRDVMGEKGIKKIPGSTMIELDNKMYEFVSGDRTHDLDKEIHEMIDEMGWKMKMAGYVATTSEVLLDINEEDKEDALNRHSEKLAIAFALLKTPPGTRIRIVKNLRVCSDCHSATKFVSKIYNREIVVRDRNRFHHFRDGICSCKDFW